From a region of the Zerene cesonia ecotype Mississippi chromosome 11, Zerene_cesonia_1.1, whole genome shotgun sequence genome:
- the LOC119830084 gene encoding uncharacterized protein LOC119830084, whose translation MNVLRLLKSIHQHQPISKLCHLKYSSHHPARFLEIQDKWRETDGMSKNWELVYKAPMDNAINFTSAYLTLSSSIIATSALYYTTFVFDYEAINDPLIWGDGIIVANNATEFIVYLTSFFLFHIAIKVLLNKYVLRLYQNDDNYVAVFRGHWYNYTFKHKFHLNDFKKLSPTFVVSWGNARYDLGKKHGILLENYFKTPEHLNYLLFKRKNKLID comes from the coding sequence ATGAATGTTTTAAGATTACTGAAGAGTATACATCAACATCAACCGATCTCAAAACTTTGCCATCTGAAATACAGTTCCCACCACCCGGCGAGATTTTTAGAAATTCAAGATAAATGGAGGGAGACAGATGGAATGTCTAAAAATTGGGAACTTGTCTATAAAGCTCCAATGGATAATGCAATTAACTTCACATCCGCATATTTGACACTATCATCAAGTATTATAGCAACTTctgcattatattatacaacatttgtgtttgattatgAAGCAATAAATGATCCATTGATTTGGGGAGACGGCATTATAGTCGCTAACAATGCAACTGAATTCATTGTATATCTGACttcattctttctttttcataTTGCAATCAAAGTTTtgcttaataaatatgttctaCGATTATATCAAAATGATGATAACTATGTAGCTGTTTTCAGAGGGCACTGGTACAATTATACATTCAAACACAAATTCCatttgaatgattttaaaaagttgAGTCCTACATTTGTAGTATCATGGGGTAATGCAAGATATGATCTTGGTAAGAAGCATGGAATTCTcttggaaaattattttaagacacCTGagcatttgaattatttattatttaagaggaaaaataaacttattgatTAG
- the LOC119830085 gene encoding 39S ribosomal protein L30, mitochondrial-like codes for MNRGTISLYKPLTIISRSKGYKHPGGIRYPGGIVYFPRDPNYVEPDVKPSKLFRIEQIKTTKHLPYWERNILESLKLKGINQVTIVKNAPEMNAMLWKIKHLIKITPITFPYGEPTKEDIQHTVLKENGECIVTKTIKPDESQVKAFEEFEKNPKKMDSTTIKRDSRLKWNNAFSGGF; via the exons atgaaTCGGGGTACAATCAGTCTTTATAAACCCCTGACAATAATCAGTAGGTCAAAAGGTTATAAACATCCAGGTGGAATTCGTTATCCTGGaggtattgtttattttcctaG aGATCCAAATTACGTAGAACCCGATGTGAAACCTTCCAAATTATTCAGAATAGAGCAAATCAAAACCACAAAGCACCTTCCTTATTGGGAAAGGAATATCCTTGAGAGTCTTAAACTAAAAGGCATT AACCAAGTtacaattgttaaaaatgcTCCTGAAATGAATGCAATGTTATGGAAAATTAAACATCTTATTAAAATCACCCCAATCACATTTCCATATGGAGAACCCACAAAAGAAGATATTCAACATacagttttaaaagaaaatggaGAATGCATCGTCACAAAGACTATCAAACCAGATGAAAGCCAAGTAAAAGCATTTGAAGAATTTGAGAAAAATCCAAAGAAAATGGATTCCACTACAATTAAAAGGGATTCTAGACTCAAATGGAATAATGCATTCTCTGGCGGTTTCTAa
- the LOC119830083 gene encoding uncharacterized protein LOC119830083 isoform X1 encodes MKRVRFETPLKVRDTNIMNYETDCHSPRPYIDKGIKSIPSFQRFDDGPRLLPYSNDPIQRFEFGNSSPYATVKKTLTSVNFPTVGNQQAPSSDLDLSVLDYTCQEPRKQPLKIFSDVTVDACLNVPNILNKNLTNKTNLEPPNVLRKGDDFFLKREQLGKLKEVYPLCEQVNKLSLEKENNPLVKKAEIMKLGSLHKNNIIPQAEQETCVVALNDNYCKCHHCVKISAPYQLMQACTKYREENQVNQFCCRSPDAGICPHSNYNMQIVPPQPKCNCQNKLPNNSVDKKNWALEKYEQSKRSECLDLEQQNTIVKEKREPTVTDLYKIIKLQNEQLQLLQEKVDKFIAVNRKENNQPNPPLQNYVTEHVTLKSVDSEEHKISIGVMTSFEMVRTSTVINKEVIKQSEAQIQCNRSQISIKEVVSKAQPVNINFLDGISKKNDTNSSVHNSTHNNDEMTRNTGFEDKTFNELSLYNVQVDNATTPMMSPEQSMYLDVKDYSDSDTESDDPSNVGWTYYNKVMTRVNGMLQDSDMPSSASALYRNARQKCLMQIDKTNVSVTKRVTFGENPIQMQPPQMTNATTDTSLKMNQLAAKYLQNGQQAKVATNKPTASAEMSFATKNYMERHKLLQGNHIAHSQPPPKPQQEIPKFLDITVLKQQPKLL; translated from the exons ATGAAGAGAGTGCGGTTTGAAACCCCTTTAAAGGTGCGagatacaaatataatgaattatgaaaCAGATTGCCATTCTCCTCGACCTTACATAGACAAAGGGATAAAATCCATACCATCTTTTCAAAGGTTCGATGACGGGCCTCGCTTGTTGCCGTATTCCAATGACCCGATACAAAGATTTGAATTCGGGAATAGTTCACCGTACGCCACAGTGAAAAAGACCTTAACATCAGTGAACTTCCCAACGGTTGGAAATCAGCAAGCTCCTTCAAGTGATCTTGATTTGAGCGTGTTGGATTATACTTGCCAGGAGCCACGGAAACAACCCCTCAAAATATTTTCCGATGTAACAGTTGACGCGTGTCTTAACGTACCAaacatactaaataaaaatttgacgaacaaaacaaatttggAACCTCCAAATGTTCTTAGAAAAGGTGACGACTTCTTTTTAAAAAGAGAACAACTTGGGAAATTAAAGGAAGTATATCCCCTATGTGagcaagtaaataaattaagtttagaAAAAGAGAATAATCCATTAGTAAAGAAAGCTGAAATAATGAAGTTAGGaagtttacataaaaataacataattccCCAAGCAGAACAAGAAACCTGTGTTGTGGCactaaatgataattattgcaAATGTCATCACTGTGTTAAAATAAGTGCACCTTACCAATTGATGCAGGcttgtacaaaatatagaGAGGAGAATCAAGTCAATCAATTCTGTTGCAGATCTCCTGATGCCGGAATATGCCCTCATAGTAACTATAACATGCAAATTGTACCTCCACAGCCCAAGTGCAATTGCCAGAACAAATTACCCAATAATTCAGTTGACAAAAAGAACTGGGCCTTAGAAAAATATGAACAGAGTAAAAGATCTGAGTGTTTAGACTTAGAACAACAAAACACAATTGTTAAGGAAAAGAGAGAACCCACTGTtacagatttatataaaataataaagttacaaaatgaacaattacaattattacaagAGAAGGTCGATAAATTCATAGCTGTAAATAGAAAAGAGAATAACCAACCTAATCCACCTCTCCAAAACTACGTAACCGAACATGTTACTTTAAAATCAGTAGATAGTGaagaacataaaatatcaattggtGTTATGACTAGCTTTGAAATGGTCCGAACATCTACAGTTATCAATAAAGAAGTAATAAAGCAAAGTGAAGCGCAGATACAATGCAATAGATcacaaataagtataaaagaaGTTGTGTCTAAAGCGCAGcctgttaatattaattttttagatGGTATAAGTAAGAAAAATGATACAAATTCTTCTGTTCATAATTCTACTCACAATAATGATGAAATGACAAGGAATACTGGTTTTGAGGACAAAACTTTTAATGAGCTCAGTTTGTACAATGTCCAAGTGGATAACGCTACTACCCCTATGATGTCTCCAGAACAAAGCATGTATTTAGATGTTAAAGATTATAGCGA CTCAGACACAGAAAGTGATGATCCGTCCAATGTTGGCTggacttattataataaagtaatg ACGCGAGTGAATGGGATGCTACAAGATTCTGATATGCCTTCCTCAGCCAGTGCTCTCTACAGAAATGCAAGACAGAAATGTTTAATGCAAATTGACAAAACAAATGTCAGTGTGACTAAAAG AGTGACATTTGGAGAGAACCCAATACAAATGCAGCCACCCCAAATGACGAATGCTACTACTGATACGAGTTTAAAAATGAACCAGTTAGCTGCAAAATACCTTCAAAATGGCCAGCAAGCCAAAGTTGCCACAAACAAGCCCACGGCATCTGCTGAGATGTCTTTTGCTACGAAAAATTACATGGAAAGGCATAAATTACTACAGg gtAACCACATAGCACATAGCCAACCACCACCAAAGCCGCAACAAGAAATACCAAAATTTTTGGATATAACAGTTTTAAAGCAACAACCTAAGTTATTATAG
- the LOC119830083 gene encoding uncharacterized protein LOC119830083 isoform X2 has protein sequence MQIVPPQPKCNCQNKLPNNSVDKKNWALEKYEQSKRSECLDLEQQNTIVKEKREPTVTDLYKIIKLQNEQLQLLQEKVDKFIAVNRKENNQPNPPLQNYVTEHVTLKSVDSEEHKISIGVMTSFEMVRTSTVINKEVIKQSEAQIQCNRSQISIKEVVSKAQPVNINFLDGISKKNDTNSSVHNSTHNNDEMTRNTGFEDKTFNELSLYNVQVDNATTPMMSPEQSMYLDVKDYSDSDTESDDPSNVGWTYYNKVMTRVNGMLQDSDMPSSASALYRNARQKCLMQIDKTNVSVTKRVTFGENPIQMQPPQMTNATTDTSLKMNQLAAKYLQNGQQAKVATNKPTASAEMSFATKNYMERHKLLQGNHIAHSQPPPKPQQEIPKFLDITVLKQQPKLL, from the exons ATGCAAATTGTACCTCCACAGCCCAAGTGCAATTGCCAGAACAAATTACCCAATAATTCAGTTGACAAAAAGAACTGGGCCTTAGAAAAATATGAACAGAGTAAAAGATCTGAGTGTTTAGACTTAGAACAACAAAACACAATTGTTAAGGAAAAGAGAGAACCCACTGTtacagatttatataaaataataaagttacaaaatgaacaattacaattattacaagAGAAGGTCGATAAATTCATAGCTGTAAATAGAAAAGAGAATAACCAACCTAATCCACCTCTCCAAAACTACGTAACCGAACATGTTACTTTAAAATCAGTAGATAGTGaagaacataaaatatcaattggtGTTATGACTAGCTTTGAAATGGTCCGAACATCTACAGTTATCAATAAAGAAGTAATAAAGCAAAGTGAAGCGCAGATACAATGCAATAGATcacaaataagtataaaagaaGTTGTGTCTAAAGCGCAGcctgttaatattaattttttagatGGTATAAGTAAGAAAAATGATACAAATTCTTCTGTTCATAATTCTACTCACAATAATGATGAAATGACAAGGAATACTGGTTTTGAGGACAAAACTTTTAATGAGCTCAGTTTGTACAATGTCCAAGTGGATAACGCTACTACCCCTATGATGTCTCCAGAACAAAGCATGTATTTAGATGTTAAAGATTATAGCGA CTCAGACACAGAAAGTGATGATCCGTCCAATGTTGGCTggacttattataataaagtaatg ACGCGAGTGAATGGGATGCTACAAGATTCTGATATGCCTTCCTCAGCCAGTGCTCTCTACAGAAATGCAAGACAGAAATGTTTAATGCAAATTGACAAAACAAATGTCAGTGTGACTAAAAG AGTGACATTTGGAGAGAACCCAATACAAATGCAGCCACCCCAAATGACGAATGCTACTACTGATACGAGTTTAAAAATGAACCAGTTAGCTGCAAAATACCTTCAAAATGGCCAGCAAGCCAAAGTTGCCACAAACAAGCCCACGGCATCTGCTGAGATGTCTTTTGCTACGAAAAATTACATGGAAAGGCATAAATTACTACAGg gtAACCACATAGCACATAGCCAACCACCACCAAAGCCGCAACAAGAAATACCAAAATTTTTGGATATAACAGTTTTAAAGCAACAACCTAAGTTATTATAG